The following is a genomic window from Bacteroidales bacterium.
TACCTGCGCCCACGTGCACCAGGTCGAGCATTTTCTCATAACGCTCTCTCAGTTCAGGATTTGAAATGACAAGATATGCCGATGAAAGCCCTGCCAGGTTGAACGTTTTGCTGGGCGACATGCAGGTGATTGTGTTTGCTGCTATTTCACCGGAAAGCCCGGCAGTGGGAATATGCTTGTAAGCTGGATAAACCAGGTCGGAATGTATTTCATCAGAAATCAGAAGCACATTGTGGCGGATGCAGATTTCGGCCACTTTTTTAAGAGTTTCAGCCGGCCAGACCATTCCTCCGGGGTTATGGGGACTGCACAGAAACATCATCCGGGTATTTTTGCCGATCTTACTTTCAAGGTCATCAAAATCCATTTCATACCGGCCGTTTTCAAGGCGGAGCGGATTTTCAACCAGCAGCCTGTTTTGGTTCCTGATTACTGAAAAGAAAGGGAAATACACCGGCGGTTGAATGATAATGCCATCGCCCGGGTTGGTGTATGTCATGATCAGCAGACTCAGGGCCGGAACCACACCCGGGGAAAAGGATATCCATCCCGGCTGGATCTTCCATTGGTGATGGCGCAGGTTCCACTGAACTATGGAATCGAAATAGGAATGCGGAGTAATGCTGTAACCGAGAATTTCATGTTCAAGCCTTTTCTGAATCGCCCCGATAACAAAATCAGGTGTCCTGAAATCCATATCAGCCACCCACATCGGAATCACCGAATCATTCCGGAATACAACTTTTCGCAGATCATATTTTACACAATCGGTTTGCTCGCGGTTAACGATTTCATCAAAATTATAATGCATACACTTCGGATTCAGTTCACTAATTTAGGTATTTTTGTACAAAACCATTGCGTGATCCCTGTTAAACCTAAGAAAAGCCTTGGTCAGCACTTTCTGACCGATAAAAACATAGCCCGGAAAATTATTGCCGGATTAACATGGAACGGCTACAATAATCTGATCGAAATTGGTCCGGGTATGGGAGTGCTCACTGAATTTTTGCTTGAATTGCAAAATAAAGAAATCCGCTTTCTTGAAATTGACAACGAATCAATTGACTACCTGCAGGGCCGGTTTCCTGGTTCCGCTGATAAAATAATAAGGGCTGATGCACTGAAAACCGATCTGAGTTCGATTTACGATGAACCTTTTGCAGTGATCGGCAATTTTCCCTATAACATTTCAAGTCAGCTGTTCTTTAAAATTCTTGAAAATAAAGACCTTGTTAAGGAAACCGTTTGCATGAT
Proteins encoded in this region:
- a CDS encoding PatB family C-S lyase, translated to MHYNFDEIVNREQTDCVKYDLRKVVFRNDSVIPMWVADMDFRTPDFVIGAIQKRLEHEILGYSITPHSYFDSIVQWNLRHHQWKIQPGWISFSPGVVPALSLLIMTYTNPGDGIIIQPPVYFPFFSVIRNQNRLLVENPLRLENGRYEMDFDDLESKIGKNTRMMFLCSPHNPGGMVWPAETLKKVAEICIRHNVLLISDEIHSDLVYPAYKHIPTAGLSGEIAANTITCMSPSKTFNLAGLSSAYLVISNPELRERYEKMLDLVHVGAGNIFGYVATEAAYNYGDDWLRQLMQYLQGNLDFLSAYIKRHIPLIKVMVPEATYLVWLDCKGLGMGPEKLKSFMIHEAGLGFNDGPQFGREGEGFQRINIGCPRVILEQALQKLSCAIDKYLKK
- the rsmA gene encoding 16S rRNA (adenine(1518)-N(6)/adenine(1519)-N(6))-dimethyltransferase RsmA, which gives rise to MIPVKPKKSLGQHFLTDKNIARKIIAGLTWNGYNNLIEIGPGMGVLTEFLLELQNKEIRFLEIDNESIDYLQGRFPGSADKIIRADALKTDLSSIYDEPFAVIGNFPYNISSQLFFKILENKDLVKETVCMIQKEVAVRLASPPGSRDYGILSVLLQAWYNIEYLFTVPPQVFIPPPKVQSAVIRLTRNQNNQLGCNEELFKKVVKTAFNQRRKTLRNSVKSLLPDDPGDPILQNRPEQLGVGDFVRLTLLIEKEG